ATATGGGTAAGGATGTAATGAATGGAGATGAAGAATCAATATTTACAATTTCTAAATCAATATCTAGACATGGAGTAACATCTTTTTTACCGACAACTATGACTATGGATGAAGAATCTATAAAAAAAGCATTAGACACTATAATACACTTGATGAATAAAGATATAGAAGGGGCAAGAGTTTTAGGAGCTCATTTAGAAGGACCGTTTATAAATGTAGATTATAAAGGAGCTCAAAATCCTAAATTTATAGTTTCTCCTAGCTATAATCTTATAGAAGAATACAAAGATGTAATTAAGGTGATAACGTATGCTCCAGAAACAGATTATAATTTTGAATTTACAAAAAAAATTAGAAAAAATACAAATATAGTTTTATCTATTGGGCATAGTAGAGCTAAGTTTGAAGAGGCAAAAGGAGCAATTAACTTAGGGGCTAAAAATATAACTCATATGTTTAATGGTATGAGTGGATTGAATCATAGGGATCCAGGTGTTGTTGGTGCAGCTTTAACTATGGATGTATTTTGCGAAGTTATAGCAGATGAGATACACATATTAAAAGATTTATTCCCATTTATATTAAAGAATAAAGGTGAGGATAAAATTATTTTAATAACGGACTCAATTGAGGCTGGAGGTTTGGAACCAGGAGAATATTCTTTGGGTGGGCAAAAAGTTATAGTAAAAGATAATCAAGCAAGGCTAGAAAGTGGAAGTTTAGCAGGAAGTGTAATGCCGTTAAATAAAATGGTATATAATTTTATGAATAACACAGACTTAGATATAAGAAGAGTTATAAAATTAGCATCTATAAATCCTGCAAAATCTCTAAATATAGATGATAAAAAAGGAAGTTTAGAAATAGGTAAAGACGCGGATATTGCAATATTTGATAAGAATATAAATTGTTATATGACAATAAGTGATGGAAAAGTAATCTATAAAAAATAATCTACGGGGGTCAACAAAAATGAGAATATTAGTTTGTAAAAATTACGATGAAATGAGCAAAAAAGCAGCTCAGATGATATTAAGTCAAGTTACATTGAAACCAAATTCAGTATTAGGTTTAGCAACAGGAAGTACTCCTGTAGGCATGTATAAGGAATTAGTAAAAATGTATAATGAGAAGTTGATTGATTTTTCAGAAGTGAGTACATTTAATTTAGATGAATATTATAATTTACCTAAAACAAGTGATCAAAGTTATGATTATTTTATGAGGGTAAACCTATTTAATCATATAAATGTAAAAAATGAAAATATACACATACCAAATGGAATGGCTTCAAATGTAGAATTAGAATGTGAAACATATGATAAGCAAATAAAAGAATCTGGTGGCGTAGATATACAAGTATTAGGAATAGGGCATAATGCACATATTGGATTCAATGAGCCTACTATAAACTTTGAAAGAGGAACTCATCTAGTAGATTTAAAAGAGAGCACAATAGAGGCTAATGCAAGATTTTTTGAAAAAATAGAAGATGTACCTAAAAAGGCTATAACTATGGGTACAGGTTCAATATTTAAAGCTAGAAAAATAATGCTACTAGCATGTGGAGACAGTAAAGCAGATGCTATATATAATACTGTTTATGGAAAAGTAATACCAGAAGTTCCAGCATCGATATTACAATTCCACAATGACATAGTACTTATACTAGATGAAGCAGCTGCAAGCAAATTAAATCCTGAAGATTACAAATTAGTTTAATATAAAACACAAAAGAGCATTTTATAGGATTTATATATACCTATAATGCTCTTTTTATATGTGTAAAAATATAATTAAATATAAAAATAATCAAAAATCAATATATTACTGAAAAAATGTAAATTATAAGTTATATCTAAAGAATTAATATATTTTAATTTGAATTAGAATCTAATATAAAGTAAGCGAAAAAGCAAGTAATTATAAATAAATATTGCAAAAATTATTAAATATAAAAAAAATATAGATATTTATATGAGTTAGAGATACTAAACTTTATAAATATTAATATAAACACTCTTTATAGAATAAATGAGACAAAGTGTTTAAAATGCTAGATTTTTTTATTTAAATAAAAAATAAAAAAATGTTCAAAAACTATTGAATTATAACATAAACTTTTATATAATAAGTTTTGTTGTTTAGATATTTTAAACATTAGGTTTAGTTATAATAACAAAATAAAAATTAGGAGGTGTAAGTATGGATATCGGTGAAAAAATAAAACGAATGAGAATCGAAAAACAACTAACCCAGGAAGAGTTGGCTAATAGATGTGAACTTTCAAAAGGGTTTATATCTCAATTAGAAAATAACTTAACATCACCATCCATTGCTACCCTTATAGATATACTTGAAATATTAGGTACAAATTTAAGGGAATTTTTTAATGAAATAGATGATGAAAGAATCTGCTTTACAAAAGATGATATGTTTGAAACAGAGGATGAAGAATTAAAGTATACATTTAAATGGCTAATACCAAACTCACAAAAGAATGAAATGGAGCCTGTAATAATAACTTTATATCCAGGTGGGCAATATAAAGAAGAAAAACCCCATGAAGGTGAAGAGTTCGGCTATGTACTTGCAGGTGCAGTATATGTTCATATAGGTGATAAAAAGAGTAAGGTAAGAAAAGGCGAAAGTTTTTACTTTAAACCAAGAGCAAATCACTATATATCTAATGCAGGAAAAACAACTGCAAAAGTGATTTGGGTAAGTACCCCGCCGTCATTCTAGAAAAGAGGTGTTAATAAAATTGGAAGAAAACATAATAGAATTAAGAAATTTATGCAAACAATATGATGATTTAAAAGTATTAGATAATTTATCTTTAGACATAAAGAAAAATGAATTTTTAACACTGCTAGGACCAAGTGGTTGTGGAAAGACAACAACTTTAAAAATTATAGCAGGATTTGAATATGCAGATGAAGGAAAAGTTTTATTTGAAGGTAAAGATATAAATGAGATACCACCATATCAAAGACCAGTAAATACAGTATTCCAAAAATATGCCTTATTTCCACATATGAATGTATATGAGAATATAGCATTTGGCTTAAAAATAAAAAAAATGCCTAAGGTTCAGATAGATAAAAAGGTCAGAGAGATGTTAAAACTAGTGGCATTAGAAGGAAAAGAAAATAGAAAAGTTGACTCATTAAGTGGTGGACAACAGCAAAGAATTGCTATAGCAAGAGCCTTAGTAAATGAACCTAAAGTGCTTTTACTGGATGAACCTTTAGGAGCTCTAGATTTAAAACTAAGACAAGAAATGCAAATTGAATTAAAAAGGATGCAACAAAAGTTAGGAATAACTTTTATATTTGTAACACATGATCAAGAAGAAGCTCTTAGTATGTCAGATACGATAATAGTAATGAATAAAGGTCAAATACAGCAAATGGGTACTCCTGAAGATATATATAATGAACCTAAAAACTCGTTTGTAGCAAGATTTATAGGTGAAAGTAATATATTTGATGGAATAATGTTAGATGACTATAAAGTTGAATTTTGCAATAGAACTTTTGATTGTGTAGATAAAGGTTTCAATAGAAATGAAAATATAGAGGTTGTAATCAGACCGGAAGATATAAAAATGGTTAATCCAGAAGATGGAATGTTAAAGGGAAAAGTTACTTCTACAGTATTCAAGGGTGTTCATTATGAAATCGAACTTGAAGAAAATGATAGAAAGTGGATACTTCACAATACTAAAACTGCTCAAGTTGGGTCAGAATTAGGTATGGATATATATCCAGAAGATATCCATATAATGAGAAAAGAGAGTAATTAAAATGAAGAAAAAATCTTTTTTAGCATATCCATATATAATATGGAGTGCAATATTTATTGTAATCCCTTTAATACTAGTAGTATTTTTCAGTTTTTCACAAGAAACAGATAATGGATATGTTTTTTCACTACAGAACTATAAAGAATTAATGGACCCGATATATTTTAAAGTATTCTTTAGATCAATAATGTTAGCGGGAATATCGACTCTAATATGTCTTGTGGTAGGATATCCTGTAGCCTACATAATATCAAAAGCGCACATAAGTAAAAGAGGAACTTTAATATTATTATTTATCCTTCCTATGTGGATGAACTTCTTATTAAGAACATATGCATGGGTAGCTATACTTGGCAAAAATGGACTTATAAATTCATTCCTTGGGTTCTTTGGAATAGAGCCAGTTGGTATATTATATACTAATTTTGCGATATTGCTGGGAATGGTTTACAATTTCTTGCCATTTATGGTTTTACCAATATATACATCTTTATCTAAAATGGATAATGATTTAGTAAATGCAGCTAAAGACTTAGGTGCAAATAGTTTACAAGTATTTACTAAAGTGATATTCCCGCTGAGTTTACCAGGTGTAGTATCAGGAATAACTATGGTGTTTATGCCAGCGGTTACGACTTTTGCTATATCAAGACTATTAGGTGGTGGTAAGTTTATGTTACTTGGAGACTTAATAGAACAACAATTTACAGTAGTTGGAGATTGGAATTTCGGATCTGCTGTATCAATATTCATGATGATAGTAATCCTAATATCAATGGCTGTAATGGCTAAGTTCGAAGATGAATCTGACAAGGAAGGCGGTGGGTTATTATTTTAAGGTTAAAGAAAGCAGTATCTAATATATATTTATTTTTAGTATTTATATTTTTATATGCACCAATATTTGCATTAGTAGTATTCTCTTTCAATGATTCTAAATCGATGGCTCACTGGGGAGGATTCACTTTTAAATGGTATGAAAGGTTAATTCATAATGAAAGTATAATGAGTGCTTTATACTATACTTTAATAGTAGCGTTGCTTTCATCTTTAATAGCAACAATAATAGGTACTATAAGTGCGATAGGTATACACAAAATGAGATCTAAAAGAAGAAAGTTAATGTTAAATATAAACTATCTTCCAGTATTAAATCCGGATATAGTTACTGCAGTAGCATTAATGAGTTTATTTGCTTTTGTAAATATAGAATTTGGATTTACTACAATGCTTTTATCACACATAATGTTTAATATCCCATATGTAATATTATCAGTTTTACCAAAAATAAAGAGCTTACCTCAAAATATAGAGGAAGCAGCGATGGACTTAGGTGCAACACCAATATATGCACTTAGAAAAGTAATATTACCTCAAATAAAACCAGGTATAATATCTGGGTTTCTGATTGCATTTACTATGTCAGTAGATGATTTCATAATAAGTTTCTTTAACACAGGAAATGGAGTTAGCAACCTTTCGATAGAAATATATGGTATGGCTAGAAGAGGTATAAAACCTGAAATAAATGCTTTATCAACTATAATGTTTATAGTAGTTTTAGGATTACTTTTACTATCGAATAAGAAGCAATCTATAGTAAGGAGTGGTGAATAATGAGCAAAATGAAAAAAGTTATATCACTAATGACTATAGGTATTCTTACATTAAGTTTAACAACAGGATGTAAAAAATCAACAGATTCTAGAAAAGTACTTAATGTATATAATGTCGGAGATTATATAGATGAAGAACTTATCAGTAAGTTTGAAAAAGAAACTGGTATAGATGTTCTTTACGAAACTTATGATACTAATGAGATGATGTATCAAAAAGTTAAAAGTGGTAGCACTAATTATGATTTAGTATTCCCATCTGATTATATGGTTGAAAAAATGAAGAGTGAGAATTTAATTCAGAAAATAGATTTTAAAAATATACCAAATATGAAATATATAGATAAGTCATTTTTAAATCCGATATATGATGAGACTAATGAGTACAGTGTACCATATATGTGGGGAACATTTGGAATATTATATAATAAAAAAATGGTAAAAGATCCTGTAGATAGCTGGGATATATTATGGAATCCAAAATATAAGGGTAATATAATGATGTTTGACTCGGTTAGAGATACTATGGCTATAGGTCTTAAAAAGTTAGGATACAGCATAAACACGACAAATCCTAAAGAAATAAATGAAGCTAAAGAAGTATTAATGAAACAAAAAGATTTAGTTATGGCTTATGTAAATGATGAAGGTAAAGATAGATTATTAGGTGAAGAAGTTGCTATGGGTATAATATATTCAGGTGATGCAGTAACATTAATGGATCAAAATCCTAATTTAGATTATGCTATACCTAAAGAAGGTACTAATAAATGGGTAGATGCAATGTGTATTCCTAAAACAGCTCAAAATAAAAAAGAATCTGAAATGTTCATAAATTTTTTACTAGACCCAGAAAATGCGAAGGTTAATGCGGAATATATAGGATACTCTATTCCAAATACAGGAGCATTAAAGTTATTGGATAAGGAAATTACTTCAAATCCTGTTGCTTACCCATCTAAAGAGTTATTAGATAAGTGTGAAACATTTGTAGATTTAGGTAGTGATATAAAGGTATATGATAGAGCTTGGATAGAATTAAAATCTAAGTAAATTTAATATATAATATAAAAAGAGTAGATTTTTTTCTACTCTTTTTATATTATATAAGAATAAATTATTTTGTATTAAAAGTCTTCTGGAAAAATAAAATATAGAAGACTTTTTTTATTTTCTCAATAATATAATTAATATAGTTTAAAGATTAGGAGGCGCGAATGGGGAAAAAAAGAATAAAGCACTTAGGAAAAAATAAAAAGATATTAAGCAAGTTAAAGTTATACAGTAAAAAAATAAGTATTACTGGATGTGTATTATTAAGTATAGTGGCATTATTTTTAATTACAAAAGATTTAGAAACAAAAGAATTAGAAGAGAAAAAAGAAATAGAATTATCATTAGACAAAGATAAAACAAGTTTTATAAAAAGTATAGAAAAAGGTGCTAAGAAAAGTTATAAAAAATACGGTATATATCCATCTGTAACTATAGCACAAGCAATACTAGAGTCTGGATGGGGTCAATCAAAATTAGCCACGGAAAGTAATAATATATTTGGAATTAAAGCAGACATAAGCTGGAATGGAGATTACGTAGAGGTAATAACATCTGAAAATTATGATGATACCATAACTGCAAAATTTAGAAAGTATGAAGACATAAATAAATCAATAGAGGATCATGCTAAGTTTTTAGTTGAGAACCCCAGATATGAAGAATACGGAGTTTTTAAAGCTAAAAATTATAAAGATCAAGCTCAAGCATTAGAAGATGCGGGATATAGCACTAAACAAAATAAAAGTGGAGAGTTTATATACGCTGACATGTTAATAGATATAATAAAGAGATATGGTCTTCATAAGATAGATAAGATATATAGATAAAAAGTCATTTATATAGACGTTGAAGAATATTTGGAATTAAAATCTAATAAATTAAAAAAATTTAGATAAAAATATTGACCTATTACAATAAAAATGTTAATATATTAAATGTACTCGATAAGAGCTAGTAAGAACTTTGAAAATTAAACAGTAGGTTAATTTATAGAAACAAACATAATTCTTTATAGAATTAAACACAAACCAAGCCAGATATTCAGATAATGATTAGCTGAGCGATGGACAACTTTTATTGGAGCAACGGATGTGGCTGAGCGAATGCGAAGACATATCGTTGGCGAGATAAATTCAAATTTATTTTGAGAGTTTGATCCTGGCTCAGGATGAACGCTGGCGGCGTGCCTAACACATGCAAGTCGAGCGATTTTCTTCGGAAGAGAGCGGCGGACGGGTGAGTAACGCGTGGGTAACCTGCCCTGTACACACGGATAACATACCGAAAGGTATGCTAATACGGGATGACATATTTTTATCGCATGGTAGAAGTATCAAAGCTCCGGCGGTACAGGATGGACCCGCGTCTGATTAGCTAGTTGGTAAGGTAACGGCTTACCAAGGCGACGATCAGTAGCCGACCTGAGAGGGTGATCGGCCACATTGGAACTGAGACACGGTCCAAACTCCTACGGGAGGCAGCAG
Above is a genomic segment from Romboutsia lituseburensis containing:
- the nagB gene encoding glucosamine-6-phosphate deaminase gives rise to the protein MRILVCKNYDEMSKKAAQMILSQVTLKPNSVLGLATGSTPVGMYKELVKMYNEKLIDFSEVSTFNLDEYYNLPKTSDQSYDYFMRVNLFNHINVKNENIHIPNGMASNVELECETYDKQIKESGGVDIQVLGIGHNAHIGFNEPTINFERGTHLVDLKESTIEANARFFEKIEDVPKKAITMGTGSIFKARKIMLLACGDSKADAIYNTVYGKVIPEVPASILQFHNDIVLILDEAAASKLNPEDYKLV
- a CDS encoding helix-turn-helix domain-containing protein, with protein sequence MDIGEKIKRMRIEKQLTQEELANRCELSKGFISQLENNLTSPSIATLIDILEILGTNLREFFNEIDDERICFTKDDMFETEDEELKYTFKWLIPNSQKNEMEPVIITLYPGGQYKEEKPHEGEEFGYVLAGAVYVHIGDKKSKVRKGESFYFKPRANHYISNAGKTTAKVIWVSTPPSF
- a CDS encoding ABC transporter permease gives rise to the protein MAHWGGFTFKWYERLIHNESIMSALYYTLIVALLSSLIATIIGTISAIGIHKMRSKRRKLMLNINYLPVLNPDIVTAVALMSLFAFVNIEFGFTTMLLSHIMFNIPYVILSVLPKIKSLPQNIEEAAMDLGATPIYALRKVILPQIKPGIISGFLIAFTMSVDDFIISFFNTGNGVSNLSIEIYGMARRGIKPEINALSTIMFIVVLGLLLLSNKKQSIVRSGE
- a CDS encoding ABC transporter permease; this encodes MKKKSFLAYPYIIWSAIFIVIPLILVVFFSFSQETDNGYVFSLQNYKELMDPIYFKVFFRSIMLAGISTLICLVVGYPVAYIISKAHISKRGTLILLFILPMWMNFLLRTYAWVAILGKNGLINSFLGFFGIEPVGILYTNFAILLGMVYNFLPFMVLPIYTSLSKMDNDLVNAAKDLGANSLQVFTKVIFPLSLPGVVSGITMVFMPAVTTFAISRLLGGGKFMLLGDLIEQQFTVVGDWNFGSAVSIFMMIVILISMAVMAKFEDESDKEGGGLLF
- the nagA gene encoding N-acetylglucosamine-6-phosphate deacetylase, which produces MKCIINGKIVLENQILENKVLVFDEKIIDITDKVPQECQVIDANGNYVCPGLIDIHIHGNMGKDVMNGDEESIFTISKSISRHGVTSFLPTTMTMDEESIKKALDTIIHLMNKDIEGARVLGAHLEGPFINVDYKGAQNPKFIVSPSYNLIEEYKDVIKVITYAPETDYNFEFTKKIRKNTNIVLSIGHSRAKFEEAKGAINLGAKNITHMFNGMSGLNHRDPGVVGAALTMDVFCEVIADEIHILKDLFPFILKNKGEDKIILITDSIEAGGLEPGEYSLGGQKVIVKDNQARLESGSLAGSVMPLNKMVYNFMNNTDLDIRRVIKLASINPAKSLNIDDKKGSLEIGKDADIAIFDKNINCYMTISDGKVIYKK
- a CDS encoding glycoside hydrolase family 73 protein, which translates into the protein MGKKRIKHLGKNKKILSKLKLYSKKISITGCVLLSIVALFLITKDLETKELEEKKEIELSLDKDKTSFIKSIEKGAKKSYKKYGIYPSVTIAQAILESGWGQSKLATESNNIFGIKADISWNGDYVEVITSENYDDTITAKFRKYEDINKSIEDHAKFLVENPRYEEYGVFKAKNYKDQAQALEDAGYSTKQNKSGEFIYADMLIDIIKRYGLHKIDKIYR
- a CDS encoding ABC transporter substrate-binding protein — protein: MSKMKKVISLMTIGILTLSLTTGCKKSTDSRKVLNVYNVGDYIDEELISKFEKETGIDVLYETYDTNEMMYQKVKSGSTNYDLVFPSDYMVEKMKSENLIQKIDFKNIPNMKYIDKSFLNPIYDETNEYSVPYMWGTFGILYNKKMVKDPVDSWDILWNPKYKGNIMMFDSVRDTMAIGLKKLGYSINTTNPKEINEAKEVLMKQKDLVMAYVNDEGKDRLLGEEVAMGIIYSGDAVTLMDQNPNLDYAIPKEGTNKWVDAMCIPKTAQNKKESEMFINFLLDPENAKVNAEYIGYSIPNTGALKLLDKEITSNPVAYPSKELLDKCETFVDLGSDIKVYDRAWIELKSK
- the potA gene encoding spermidine/putrescine ABC transporter ATP-binding protein, which produces MEENIIELRNLCKQYDDLKVLDNLSLDIKKNEFLTLLGPSGCGKTTTLKIIAGFEYADEGKVLFEGKDINEIPPYQRPVNTVFQKYALFPHMNVYENIAFGLKIKKMPKVQIDKKVREMLKLVALEGKENRKVDSLSGGQQQRIAIARALVNEPKVLLLDEPLGALDLKLRQEMQIELKRMQQKLGITFIFVTHDQEEALSMSDTIIVMNKGQIQQMGTPEDIYNEPKNSFVARFIGESNIFDGIMLDDYKVEFCNRTFDCVDKGFNRNENIEVVIRPEDIKMVNPEDGMLKGKVTSTVFKGVHYEIELEENDRKWILHNTKTAQVGSELGMDIYPEDIHIMRKESN